One genomic window of Roseobacter ponti includes the following:
- a CDS encoding heme biosynthesis protein HemY — translation MLWSLIKIVLFVAAVAALALGADYLLESEGGVQVTVMGSEYTFGPLQSVIAVAVMVLAVWILLKLLSLLMATWHFLNGDETALSRYFDRNRERKGFEALSEGLMALASGEGRVAMNKAAKADRYLNKPELTNLLTAQAAEMAGDKRKAEETYKKLVANNATRFVGVRGILRQKLAEGDTETALALAEKAFALKPRHEETQDVLLRLQAKKEDWAGARQTLSAKLKHGNLPRDVHKRRDAVLALSEAKDIISDESSIEVQEKAIEANKLSPDLIPAAVMAARSYIRQQRPRLATRLLKKAWEAHPHPDLAAAFAEIEPDETPQARIKRFAALTRTRPDDAETKMLLSELHIANEDFPEARRALGDLVETDPTVRSVTLMAAIERGEGAKDAVVRGWLARAVTVSRGPQWICDNCQHIHAEWAPICENCESFDTLAWKRPPMSEMAMPGGVQMLPLIVGTLEDKSAADEPEVPVDDTTDDAEIVDAELVSDPPGETPTETSGNQETSKAV, via the coding sequence ATGCTCTGGTCTCTGATTAAGATTGTACTCTTTGTTGCAGCTGTTGCAGCACTGGCACTCGGTGCCGATTACCTGCTCGAAAGCGAAGGCGGTGTGCAGGTCACCGTGATGGGCAGCGAATACACCTTTGGTCCGCTGCAATCGGTGATCGCCGTGGCGGTGATGGTGCTCGCCGTCTGGATCCTGCTGAAACTGCTGTCGCTGCTGATGGCCACCTGGCATTTTCTCAATGGTGATGAAACGGCGCTGTCGCGGTATTTTGACCGCAACCGTGAGCGCAAAGGCTTTGAGGCTCTGTCCGAAGGGCTGATGGCACTGGCAAGCGGCGAGGGCCGTGTCGCGATGAACAAAGCCGCCAAGGCTGACCGTTATCTCAACAAGCCTGAGCTGACCAATCTGCTCACCGCGCAGGCCGCCGAAATGGCCGGAGACAAACGCAAGGCCGAAGAGACATATAAAAAGCTCGTCGCCAACAATGCGACGCGCTTTGTCGGTGTGCGCGGAATTCTGCGCCAGAAACTCGCAGAGGGTGATACCGAAACGGCGCTGGCGCTGGCCGAGAAAGCTTTTGCTCTCAAGCCCAGACACGAAGAAACCCAGGACGTCCTGCTGCGCCTGCAGGCAAAGAAAGAAGACTGGGCCGGTGCGCGCCAGACCCTGAGTGCCAAGCTGAAGCATGGCAACCTGCCGCGCGATGTGCACAAACGCCGTGATGCGGTTCTGGCGCTGTCGGAGGCGAAAGACATCATTTCTGACGAGAGCTCCATTGAGGTGCAGGAAAAGGCCATTGAGGCGAACAAACTGTCGCCGGATCTTATTCCCGCAGCGGTCATGGCGGCCCGAAGCTATATCCGCCAGCAGCGTCCGCGTCTGGCGACGCGGCTCCTGAAAAAGGCCTGGGAGGCACACCCGCATCCTGATCTGGCAGCAGCTTTCGCCGAAATAGAGCCTGATGAAACCCCCCAGGCCCGGATCAAACGCTTTGCCGCTCTGACCCGGACGCGGCCTGACGACGCTGAGACCAAAATGCTGCTGTCTGAACTGCACATTGCCAACGAGGATTTCCCCGAAGCCCGGCGCGCTCTGGGTGATCTGGTTGAAACCGACCCGACAGTACGGTCTGTGACCCTGATGGCGGCGATCGAGCGGGGCGAGGGGGCTAAGGATGCAGTCGTACGGGGCTGGCTTGCCCGTGCGGTGACTGTTTCGCGCGGTCCGCAGTGGATCTGTGACAACTGCCAGCACATCCACGCGGAGTGGGCGCCGATCTGTGAAAACTGCGAGAGCTTTGACACCCTTGCCTGGAAACGCCCGCCTATGTCGGAAATGGCGATGCCGGGCGGTGTGCAGATGCTGCCTCTGATCGTCGGCACGCTGGAGGATAAATCCGCAGCGGACGAACCCGAAGTACCCGTCGATGACACCACCGACGACGCTGAAATTGTTGATGCGGAACTGGTCAGCGACCCACCGGGCGAAACCCCCACGGAGACCTCCGGGAACCAGGAAACGAGCAAAGCCGTCTGA
- a CDS encoding COG4223 family protein, whose product MAKSRKSGNKEDDKNLSAETPETQVTDDVTAEDASDKKADDTGAQEQQEATAEPTDAADEPVTDPDAVLAKTPEKAPDPDPEKSGTETDFVLLETDEGEKNPSDNPWSAEARETDPAETEAAVKDVGKTSDAEKPEEDQALPVVTQTTVREVHKGSMWPAVFGGVIAALIGFIAGRGDQLDAYLPESMQRSSIYVAEIESWTDDLSAETAALSARIEALENAEPAVADTSEVSGAVGALATSVEELSGRISDLESRPVATEPGDSGASAEEIAALQAALDEQSRQIATQSDEIATLQAGVADAEAAARSEAEKILARAALTRVVTAVESGEAFEPALNDLEEVAPVEVPEALRTAASDGVPTISDLRESFPGAARAGLAAAREHTPEAEVQGVGAFLRRTLGARSVTPRDGDDPDAILSRSEAALKQGDLSLALSEMEALPEPARTAMQDWISSAEARQAARDAATTLSDSLQSN is encoded by the coding sequence TTGGCTAAATCGCGCAAATCGGGCAATAAGGAAGACGACAAGAACCTGTCCGCAGAGACGCCGGAGACGCAGGTCACCGATGACGTAACCGCAGAAGACGCGTCCGACAAAAAGGCGGATGACACCGGCGCGCAGGAGCAGCAGGAGGCAACTGCTGAGCCGACGGATGCTGCGGATGAGCCTGTCACAGACCCTGACGCGGTCCTTGCGAAGACGCCGGAAAAGGCCCCGGATCCCGATCCTGAAAAATCCGGTACAGAGACTGATTTCGTCCTGTTAGAGACTGATGAGGGTGAAAAGAACCCGTCTGACAATCCATGGTCTGCCGAGGCCCGGGAGACTGACCCGGCAGAAACTGAGGCCGCGGTGAAGGATGTCGGTAAGACCTCTGACGCGGAGAAACCGGAAGAGGACCAGGCCCTGCCTGTGGTCACCCAGACCACCGTGCGCGAGGTGCACAAAGGCAGCATGTGGCCCGCCGTTTTTGGTGGTGTGATCGCTGCCCTGATCGGATTTATCGCAGGGCGCGGTGACCAGCTTGACGCTTATCTTCCGGAATCGATGCAGAGAAGCAGCATTTATGTTGCCGAAATCGAATCGTGGACGGATGATCTGAGCGCTGAGACCGCCGCGCTTTCAGCACGGATTGAAGCTCTGGAGAACGCCGAACCTGCCGTGGCTGATACGTCCGAGGTATCGGGCGCTGTCGGTGCACTGGCCACGTCAGTTGAAGAGCTCTCCGGGCGGATCAGTGATCTTGAAAGCAGGCCCGTCGCCACAGAGCCCGGCGACAGCGGTGCCTCTGCTGAAGAGATCGCCGCCCTGCAGGCCGCGCTGGATGAGCAGAGCCGGCAGATCGCCACACAAAGCGACGAGATCGCAACCCTTCAGGCCGGGGTCGCCGACGCCGAAGCGGCCGCACGCTCAGAAGCTGAAAAGATCCTCGCGCGGGCGGCTCTGACCCGGGTGGTCACGGCCGTCGAAAGCGGCGAGGCTTTTGAGCCGGCGCTGAACGATCTCGAAGAGGTCGCGCCTGTTGAGGTCCCTGAGGCGCTGCGTACTGCTGCATCTGACGGTGTCCCGACGATCAGTGATCTGCGCGAGAGCTTTCCGGGTGCGGCGCGCGCGGGTCTTGCTGCGGCGCGGGAACATACACCCGAAGCCGAAGTTCAGGGTGTTGGTGCGTTTCTGCGTCGGACGCTCGGTGCGCGGTCTGTGACCCCGCGGGACGGTGATGACCCCGATGCGATCCTGTCGCGCAGCGAGGCCGCTCTGAAACAGGGTGATCTCTCACTTGCGCTGAGCGAGATGGAGGCGCTTCCCGAACCCGCCAGGACCGCGATGCAGGACTGGATCTCCTCTGCCGAGGCCCGTCAGGCCGCCCGTGACGCTGCAACTACGCTGTCTGACAGCCTGCAAAGTAACTAA
- a CDS encoding uroporphyrinogen-III synthase has product MADQKMSLLMTRPAGANADFVGMLSRRVRSGADVIESPLLRIEPLRGAAAPSPQEEAVFSSSNGVRFAPPGDGRRAWCVGARTTGSAQNAGWEAEQAGDTAAELIKRILAERPAADLVHLSGAHTRGAICESLQAAGLRARRIVLYDQQLLSLSPVARALFDGSGQVIVPLFSPRAAAQFVAECPAPGQVIAVFLSDAVAAGTGQTAFSQRITAGTPDAVSMAAGIEKLFP; this is encoded by the coding sequence ATGGCTGATCAGAAGATGTCATTACTGATGACCCGTCCGGCAGGCGCGAACGCGGATTTCGTCGGGATGTTGTCGCGGCGGGTCCGGTCCGGAGCTGACGTGATCGAAAGCCCCCTGCTGCGTATTGAGCCCCTGCGCGGCGCGGCGGCACCGTCGCCGCAGGAAGAAGCCGTCTTTTCCTCGTCCAATGGTGTGCGGTTTGCGCCTCCCGGGGATGGCCGCCGGGCCTGGTGCGTCGGCGCGCGTACCACGGGCAGCGCGCAAAACGCGGGCTGGGAAGCGGAGCAGGCGGGTGATACGGCGGCGGAGCTGATTAAACGCATTCTCGCGGAACGCCCCGCCGCAGATCTCGTACATCTGAGCGGGGCGCATACGCGCGGCGCGATCTGTGAATCGCTGCAGGCTGCGGGGCTCCGGGCCCGGAGAATCGTTCTCTATGATCAGCAGCTTCTGAGCCTGAGCCCGGTTGCCCGCGCGCTCTTTGATGGCTCCGGTCAGGTGATTGTGCCGCTTTTTTCACCGCGTGCTGCGGCGCAGTTTGTGGCGGAATGCCCGGCGCCCGGACAGGTGATCGCGGTCTTTCTGAGCGACGCTGTTGCAGCCGGCACTGGTCAGACCGCATTTTCGCAACGGATCACAGCGGGTACTCCTGATGCGGTTTCCATGGCGGCAGGCATTGAAAAACTGTTTCCCTGA
- the tsaD gene encoding tRNA (adenosine(37)-N6)-threonylcarbamoyltransferase complex transferase subunit TsaD: protein MAAPCTVLALESSCDDTAAAVLRRTAGGATEILSSVVRGQAELHAGFGGVVPEIAARAHAETLDHCVEQALEASGLGLDDIDAIAVTAGPGLIGGVVSGVMCAKGLAAATGKPLYGINHLAGHALTPGLTDAVPYPWLMLLVSGGHCQFLLVRGPEDFTRLGGTIDDAPGEAFDKIARLLGLPQPGGPAVEAAAKDGDPARFAFPRPLLDRAGCDMSFSGLKTAVLRTRDALIADQGGLTEQDRCDLCAGFQAAVADVFAEKTRRAMDNYPKVADQTPVICVAGGVAANITIRRALETVSQEFGARFIAPPLALCTDNAAMIGYAALEQMAISGPSGMSLPARPRWPLDQTSPAMLGSGKKGAKA from the coding sequence ATGGCCGCACCCTGTACCGTTCTGGCGCTGGAAAGCAGCTGTGATGACACGGCTGCTGCTGTACTGCGCCGGACGGCCGGTGGCGCGACGGAGATCCTGTCCTCCGTGGTGCGGGGGCAGGCGGAGCTGCACGCCGGGTTCGGCGGCGTCGTGCCGGAAATTGCCGCACGCGCGCATGCCGAAACGCTGGATCATTGCGTGGAGCAGGCGCTGGAGGCCTCAGGTCTCGGGCTGGATGACATCGACGCCATCGCAGTGACCGCGGGTCCGGGGCTGATCGGCGGAGTGGTATCGGGGGTGATGTGCGCCAAGGGTCTGGCGGCCGCCACAGGCAAACCGCTCTACGGGATCAACCACCTTGCCGGTCACGCGCTGACGCCTGGCCTGACCGACGCCGTGCCATATCCCTGGCTGATGCTCCTGGTCTCGGGCGGGCACTGCCAGTTTCTGCTGGTGCGCGGACCGGAGGATTTCACCCGGCTTGGGGGCACGATCGACGATGCGCCGGGCGAGGCTTTTGACAAGATTGCGCGGCTTCTCGGGTTGCCGCAACCGGGCGGGCCGGCCGTCGAGGCTGCAGCAAAAGACGGTGATCCGGCACGCTTTGCCTTTCCGCGGCCGCTGCTCGACAGGGCAGGGTGCGATATGTCGTTCTCCGGGCTGAAGACCGCCGTTTTGCGGACCCGGGACGCGCTGATAGCAGACCAGGGCGGGCTCACCGAGCAGGACCGCTGCGATCTTTGTGCCGGATTTCAGGCGGCGGTTGCGGATGTCTTTGCTGAAAAGACACGCAGGGCGATGGACAATTACCCGAAGGTGGCGGATCAGACGCCGGTCATCTGCGTTGCCGGTGGTGTCGCAGCAAACATTACGATACGCAGGGCCTTAGAGACTGTTTCGCAGGAGTTTGGCGCGCGCTTCATCGCGCCACCACTCGCCCTTTGCACCGATAATGCAGCGATGATCGGATACGCGGCACTGGAGCAGATGGCGATATCCGGGCCCTCAGGCATGAGCCTGCCGGCGCGGCCCCGATGGCCGCTGGACCAGACGAGCCCCGCCATGCTGGGCAGCGGCAAAAAGGGCGCGAAAGCATGA
- a CDS encoding NAD(P)H-dependent glycerol-3-phosphate dehydrogenase: MKVAVAGAGAFGTALAISISATGPVTLWLRDAGEAEKLDTTRENARRLPGARLPDSITVSSDARALAEADVLLLAVPMQKLRGFLQDHRAQLAGRTLVACCKGIELETGQGPQDVIADVLPGSPLALLTGPGFARDIAIGLPTAMTLACADAPLGEVLQERLSSVTLRLYRSTDVTGAALGGALKNVVAIACGAAIGAGLGESARAALMTRGNAEMTRLAARRGADPATLSGLSGFGDLVLTCTSEQSRNYRLGLSLGQGDGFDPAVTVEGAATARAMDSAARAAGDDMPITAVVAALVENRLDVPQAMRHLLSRSLKEE, translated from the coding sequence ATGAAGGTCGCGGTGGCGGGTGCAGGTGCTTTCGGCACGGCACTGGCCATTTCGATCAGTGCAACAGGCCCGGTCACCCTGTGGCTGCGCGACGCAGGAGAGGCAGAAAAACTGGACACAACGCGTGAGAATGCGCGGCGTCTGCCGGGCGCGCGTCTGCCCGACAGCATCACGGTTTCATCCGACGCCCGGGCGCTGGCAGAAGCCGATGTCCTTCTGCTGGCCGTGCCGATGCAGAAACTGCGTGGATTTCTCCAGGATCATCGCGCGCAGCTTGCCGGCAGAACGCTGGTGGCCTGCTGCAAAGGGATCGAACTTGAAACCGGGCAGGGGCCGCAGGATGTCATTGCCGATGTACTGCCGGGATCCCCTCTGGCGCTGCTGACCGGGCCCGGCTTCGCGCGCGACATAGCCATCGGCCTGCCGACCGCGATGACGCTGGCCTGTGCAGACGCTCCCCTTGGCGAGGTGCTTCAGGAAAGGCTGTCGTCGGTCACGCTGCGGCTTTATCGCAGCACTGATGTGACCGGTGCGGCCCTGGGCGGAGCGCTGAAAAACGTTGTGGCGATTGCCTGCGGTGCGGCGATCGGCGCGGGCCTTGGAGAAAGCGCCCGCGCGGCCCTGATGACGCGCGGAAACGCAGAGATGACACGGCTTGCGGCCCGGCGCGGTGCGGACCCCGCGACTCTCAGCGGGCTCTCGGGGTTCGGAGATCTGGTGCTGACCTGCACCTCGGAACAGTCGCGCAATTACCGTCTGGGGCTGTCGCTGGGACAGGGCGACGGTTTTGACCCTGCTGTAACTGTCGAAGGCGCCGCAACAGCCCGCGCGATGGATTCGGCCGCGCGCGCCGCGGGGGATGATATGCCCATCACGGCGGTGGTTGCAGCGCTTGTCGAAAACCGTTTGGATGTACCTCAGGCCATGCGACACCTTTTGTCGCGCTCACTGAAGGAAGAATAA
- a CDS encoding YciI family protein, with amino-acid sequence MLVALIARDKPGALPVRQENRPLHVEYLKSGPAVQQAGPLLDAAGDMCGSLIILDVADMDAAEAWAAADPYAKAGLFASVELIPWNRVIG; translated from the coding sequence ATGCTGGTTGCACTGATTGCGCGGGACAAGCCCGGCGCGCTGCCTGTCAGGCAGGAAAACCGCCCGCTGCACGTGGAATACCTGAAATCCGGACCCGCCGTCCAACAGGCCGGGCCGCTGCTCGATGCGGCGGGCGATATGTGCGGGTCGCTGATCATTCTGGATGTGGCTGATATGGATGCGGCAGAGGCTTGGGCTGCTGCAGACCCCTATGCAAAAGCGGGTCTTTTCGCCTCGGTTGAGCTAATCCCGTGGAACAGGGTCATCGGCTGA
- a CDS encoding EVE domain-containing protein, whose product MAHWLFKSEPSTWGWDDQVAKGETGEEWDGVRNYQARNFMREMKKGDTGFFYHSQKERAVVGIVEVIREAHPDSTTEDDRWECVDIKAVKPVETPVTLDRIKEEPDLADMVLVRNSRLSVQPVTPDEWRIVCRLAGLSD is encoded by the coding sequence ATGGCACACTGGCTCTTCAAATCCGAGCCCTCCACATGGGGTTGGGACGATCAGGTGGCAAAAGGTGAGACCGGCGAGGAATGGGACGGCGTGCGCAATTACCAGGCCCGCAACTTCATGCGCGAGATGAAAAAGGGCGATACCGGCTTTTTCTATCACTCGCAGAAAGAGCGCGCGGTCGTGGGCATCGTCGAAGTGATCCGCGAGGCCCATCCCGACAGCACCACGGAAGATGACCGGTGGGAGTGCGTTGATATCAAGGCCGTAAAGCCTGTGGAGACGCCCGTGACCCTGGACCGGATCAAAGAAGAGCCGGACCTTGCCGATATGGTGCTCGTGCGCAACTCGCGGCTCTCGGTGCAGCCGGTGACACCTGATGAATGGCGGATCGTCTGTCGGCTCGCGGGCCTTTCTGACTAG
- a CDS encoding DUF1761 domain-containing protein, which yields MGIFSVVIAGIAGFIFGALWYTVFAERWMKASGVPLDGQGVPANRKDPVPYVTSLLGAILVAGMMRHIFELSAIDTAGKGLISGFGIGFFLVSPWIATFYSFSAKPRALILIDGGYATFGCTVIGLVLTLF from the coding sequence ATGGGCATTTTCAGCGTTGTCATCGCCGGTATCGCCGGATTTATATTCGGTGCGCTCTGGTACACGGTCTTTGCTGAGCGCTGGATGAAGGCCTCCGGCGTGCCGCTCGACGGGCAGGGGGTTCCGGCCAACCGCAAAGATCCGGTGCCCTATGTCACCAGCCTGCTGGGGGCGATCCTGGTGGCCGGCATGATGCGCCATATCTTCGAGTTGAGCGCGATCGACACGGCGGGCAAGGGACTCATCTCAGGCTTTGGTATCGGGTTCTTTCTGGTCAGCCCGTGGATTGCGACCTTCTACAGCTTCTCCGCAAAGCCACGCGCACTGATCCTGATTGACGGCGGTTACGCGACCTTCGGATGTACGGTGATCGGGCTGGTACTGACATTGTTCTGA
- a CDS encoding DUF2853 family protein produces MGKRDDLIAQYADDLKNKCGMNPDMDLLTKVTIGCGPSIYDADASTVAGSQPGELETVKDKFLIKKLGLSDGPELMAAINKVIETYGKSERNKYRAVVYYMLTKHFSKESVYS; encoded by the coding sequence ATGGGCAAGCGTGACGATCTTATTGCGCAATACGCGGACGATCTGAAAAACAAATGCGGGATGAACCCCGATATGGACCTGCTGACCAAGGTCACAATCGGATGCGGCCCGTCAATTTATGACGCTGATGCCTCAACCGTGGCCGGCAGCCAGCCCGGCGAACTCGAAACTGTCAAAGACAAGTTTCTGATTAAGAAACTGGGCCTCTCCGATGGTCCGGAACTGATGGCGGCCATCAACAAAGTCATTGAGACTTATGGCAAATCAGAGCGGAACAAGTATCGCGCTGTTGTCTATTACATGCTGACCAAACACTTCAGCAAAGAATCCGTTTACAGCTGA
- a CDS encoding PRC-barrel domain-containing protein: MSHSKLMTTVAVLALTAGTAFAGSTETKAADEELKIESQTEAAMENAEQEIEETASDAAAATENAAEATAEATGDAAEAVEETAENAAEATEEAVEDTAAATESVADEAVEETAEAAEETEQAIEQTADAATTEDTDMASDDTVTSAATGSEFSGMVVGDLLGLNVYEANGDDIGEIDYVVRGANGYEAVIGIGGFLGLGEYTVAIPLEEFSMSAEEDGLKLSTWTEEELEAQPEFDETGVEGLADDVRLDEMS, translated from the coding sequence ATGTCCCATTCTAAACTCATGACCACAGTTGCCGTTCTCGCCCTGACCGCTGGTACGGCTTTCGCCGGATCTACGGAAACCAAGGCCGCGGACGAAGAGCTGAAGATCGAATCTCAGACCGAAGCGGCAATGGAAAATGCAGAGCAGGAGATCGAAGAAACTGCTTCTGACGCAGCTGCTGCGACCGAGAACGCCGCCGAAGCCACTGCAGAAGCGACCGGTGATGCAGCCGAAGCTGTCGAAGAGACAGCAGAGAACGCTGCCGAAGCTACCGAAGAAGCGGTTGAAGACACTGCTGCCGCCACAGAATCCGTTGCTGATGAGGCCGTCGAAGAGACCGCCGAAGCCGCAGAGGAAACTGAGCAGGCAATCGAACAGACTGCTGACGCGGCAACAACCGAAGACACCGACATGGCGAGCGACGACACTGTCACCAGTGCTGCCACCGGCTCCGAGTTCTCCGGTATGGTGGTCGGCGATCTGCTGGGCCTGAATGTCTATGAAGCCAATGGCGATGACATCGGCGAGATCGACTATGTTGTCCGTGGTGCCAATGGCTATGAAGCGGTTATCGGCATCGGCGGATTTCTTGGCCTGGGTGAGTACACCGTCGCCATTCCGCTGGAAGAGTTTTCCATGTCCGCTGAGGAAGACGGCCTGAAGCTCAGCACCTGGACCGAAGAAGAGCTTGAAGCACAGCCCGAGTTTGACGAAACTGGTGTCGAAGGTCTCGCAGACGACGTGCGTCTCGACGAAATGTCCTGA
- the ahcY gene encoding adenosylhomocysteinase: protein MSTDYIVKDIELAAYGRKELDIAETEMPGLMACREEYGESRPLKGARIVGSLHMTIQTAVLIETLTALGADVRWASCNIFSTQDHAAAAIAAGGTPVFAIKGQSLEEHWDYLDKSFDFPEGPNMILDDGGDATLYVLLGARAEAGEEVIPVPTSEEEEVIKAQIKKRMAASPGWFTRIRDQIQGVSEETTTGVHRLYDLVKQGQLPFPAINVNDSVTKSKFDNKYGCKESLVDGIRRATDTMMAGKVAVVMGYGDVGKGSAASLRGAGARVKVTEVDPICALQAAMDGFEVVLLEDVVGTADIFITTTGNKDVIRIEHMREMKDMAIVGNIGHFDNEIQVAALKNHKWTNIKEQVDMIEMPNGNRLILLSEGRLLNLGNATGHPSFVMSASFTNQVLAQIELWTRGDQYKNDVYILPKHLDEKVARLHLDRIGVKLSKLDPEQAAYIGVAPEGPFKPEHYRY, encoded by the coding sequence ATGAGCACTGATTACATCGTCAAAGACATTGAACTGGCCGCCTACGGCCGCAAAGAGCTGGATATTGCCGAAACCGAAATGCCGGGCCTGATGGCCTGCCGCGAGGAATATGGCGAGAGCAGGCCTCTCAAAGGCGCGCGCATCGTGGGCTCGCTGCACATGACCATTCAGACCGCCGTGCTGATCGAGACGCTAACAGCCCTTGGCGCGGATGTGCGCTGGGCGTCATGCAATATTTTCTCCACCCAGGACCACGCCGCCGCCGCAATCGCCGCCGGTGGTACACCTGTTTTCGCGATCAAAGGCCAGTCGCTGGAAGAGCACTGGGATTACCTCGATAAATCCTTCGACTTCCCCGAAGGACCGAACATGATCCTGGACGACGGCGGCGATGCGACACTTTATGTCCTGCTGGGCGCGCGTGCTGAAGCCGGCGAAGAGGTCATCCCGGTGCCCACGTCCGAGGAAGAGGAAGTCATCAAAGCGCAGATCAAAAAGCGTATGGCGGCAAGCCCCGGCTGGTTCACCAGAATTCGCGACCAGATCCAGGGCGTCTCGGAAGAGACAACCACCGGCGTGCACCGCCTTTATGATCTGGTGAAACAGGGCCAGCTGCCCTTCCCCGCAATCAACGTGAACGACTCTGTGACCAAGTCGAAGTTCGACAACAAATATGGCTGCAAGGAATCGCTGGTCGACGGCATCCGCCGTGCCACAGACACCATGATGGCCGGTAAGGTCGCCGTGGTCATGGGCTACGGCGACGTGGGCAAAGGCTCGGCCGCGTCTCTGCGCGGCGCCGGCGCCCGCGTCAAAGTCACCGAAGTTGACCCGATCTGCGCGCTGCAGGCTGCGATGGACGGCTTTGAGGTTGTGCTGCTGGAAGACGTGGTGGGCACTGCGGATATCTTCATCACCACCACCGGCAACAAGGATGTGATCCGCATCGAGCACATGCGCGAGATGAAAGACATGGCGATCGTCGGCAACATCGGCCATTTTGACAACGAGATCCAGGTCGCCGCCCTCAAGAACCACAAATGGACCAACATCAAAGAGCAGGTGGACATGATCGAGATGCCGAACGGCAATCGTCTGATTCTGCTCTCCGAAGGTCGTCTGCTGAACCTCGGCAATGCCACGGGCCACCCGTCGTTTGTGATGTCCGCGTCCTTTACCAACCAGGTGCTGGCGCAGATTGAGCTCTGGACACGTGGTGATCAGTATAAGAACGACGTCTATATCCTGCCCAAACATCTCGATGAAAAGGTGGCGCGCCTGCATCTCGACCGCATCGGCGTGAAGCTCAGCAAGCTCGACCCGGAACAGGCGGCTTATATCGGTGTGGCACCCGAGGGCCCGTTCAAACCGGAGCATTACCGCTACTGA
- a CDS encoding HD domain-containing protein, with protein MATINRAWQRMLSGRRLDLLDPTPVDIEIEDIAHGLAFVARWNGQTRGDYAYSVAEHSLLTETIFGRIAPRAPPRWRLAALLHDAPEYVIGDMISPVKAAVGPGYGALDDRLMAAIYIRFGLPGTLPVSVKKQIKRADKISAWMEATQIAGFSEAEATKFFGKHDTALMSGLQIVLRPPVEVRAEFTARHHALLEQIT; from the coding sequence ATGGCAACAATAAACCGGGCATGGCAGCGGATGCTGTCGGGGCGCAGGCTGGATCTGCTGGATCCGACGCCTGTCGATATCGAGATTGAGGATATCGCCCACGGGCTCGCCTTTGTGGCGCGCTGGAACGGGCAGACGCGTGGCGATTATGCCTATTCGGTCGCCGAGCATTCCCTCTTAACAGAGACTATTTTCGGCCGGATCGCGCCCAGAGCCCCGCCGCGCTGGCGGCTTGCCGCTCTGCTGCACGACGCGCCGGAATATGTGATCGGAGATATGATCTCACCGGTCAAAGCGGCGGTCGGTCCCGGATATGGCGCGCTGGATGACCGGCTGATGGCTGCGATATACATCCGTTTCGGCCTGCCGGGGACGCTGCCCGTTTCGGTAAAGAAACAGATCAAACGCGCTGACAAAATAAGCGCCTGGATGGAGGCCACGCAGATCGCCGGGTTTTCAGAAGCCGAGGCGACAAAGTTTTTCGGCAAACATGACACGGCCCTGATGTCCGGACTGCAGATTGTACTGCGCCCGCCGGTTGAGGTGCGCGCGGAGTTCACTGCGCGCCATCACGCTCTGCTCGAGCAGATCACATGA
- a CDS encoding GNAT family N-acetyltransferase, with amino-acid sequence MITVRTPTPLDTRPMADLLNAIIKEGGTTALTRPVTGQDIADWMAEDADRSAWQVALDEAGAVVGFQWVCPKDRLPASACDIATFVKIGRTGLGIGSALFTATAKAAKALGYHWINATIRADNTGGLTYYQSRGFRDWRREEGVALDSGLVVDRISKRYDI; translated from the coding sequence ATGATCACCGTCCGGACGCCGACGCCGCTTGATACGAGGCCAATGGCGGACCTGCTGAATGCTATCATCAAAGAAGGCGGTACGACTGCGCTGACCCGGCCTGTAACGGGTCAGGATATTGCAGACTGGATGGCAGAAGATGCGGATCGCTCCGCCTGGCAGGTGGCGCTTGATGAAGCGGGGGCAGTGGTTGGCTTTCAGTGGGTCTGCCCGAAAGACAGGCTTCCTGCCAGTGCCTGTGATATCGCGACCTTCGTGAAGATCGGACGCACTGGTCTGGGCATCGGGTCGGCACTTTTCACCGCAACGGCAAAGGCCGCAAAGGCGCTGGGCTATCACTGGATCAATGCGACCATCCGGGCCGATAACACCGGCGGGCTGACTTATTACCAGAGCCGCGGCTTCCGCGACTGGCGCCGTGAAGAGGGTGTGGCCCTCGACAGCGGGCTTGTGGTGGACCGGATCAGCAAACGCTACGACATCTGA